CCCCTAACAGCTCCAAACTCTCCCAGTTCTTTTCTCCACCGCTTCCTCAATTTCGCAAGTAACTTCCTTGATCAAATTCAGATTTTGATTTCCAGTCCATACCTGTAAAGGCCAAGTTTAAGGCATGAACATTCACTGTATCGGAAATTTCCATAGATTTTGAGACATCCACTTTCTAATCGATATATACCACTGCAGGCAGGGAAGAGGGAACAGTAACCAAAAATTCAGTTAACAAGAACCATTTTCATGAAATGAAAGTCCTAAATTCGAAATCCCAAACGCAACAGGCTTGTAGTTCAATTGATTAAGAACAATCATTTCTGTAGTCGAGGTCTCAAGTTCAATTTCCGCTCCCAAAAAACgcttatatataaaataaaataaacccaATCAATCCAAcgaaagagaaacaaaaaatggGTAAAAGAATCCAGCCCAAACATCCAAACCCACATCTTTCAAAAATCAAATATTCATGCAATTAAAAGGGTTTCTGAAAACCATCATAGTTATCTTAACCAATGCTTAAGGACATTAATAGTTCAATTTGAGCTCTCCACACAGCAACTAAGTAAAACTCAAAGCtacaaactttaaaacaaaaaattaaacatattaTAAATCCAATTAACTTAAATAATTAAGCATTTACCTATTGAGCTGACAGTGGCAGAGGTTGGAGAGGGAGGTGGAGCTGCATGGTTGGCTGCTAAATGTGCATGTAAGCCTGTGTAAAAGTGGAAGGGCTGGAATTGTAGTCTAGCGGTGTGAGTGTTGTGGCATCCATTGCAGATTCTTATCCACAAATATTAGTGAGAAATTCTGGATAAAATTTTGAGGATGTTAAAGCATGGACAAATATATTagaaatttataatttatttatttagtggTTGAAATTACAAGGACCACAATattggaggcagattctctgtcCTCCCACTTTCCGTGccttctgtttgtgtgatcacacttaagccacgtcaacattttatattactattcatttttatcttattatctttataaaaaatatataaaatgttgacgtggcttaaccgcgaccacacaaaatagaagGGCATAGGAAGTTGGAGGGCAGATAATCTGCCTCCCACAatattattttccttttgtggttttttctttttcattttggaCATTATTTTGTACCACTTGAGTTCAAACCTACGTGGTCATTTCCCGTTGTCTATTTTCTAAGACTTCCTTGTTGTCTGCAAGATTTTTAGGGGAAGAGAGATTGATTGACAATTAACTCAAGTATACCCATCTAACTCttaacaaatatcaaatcaaaATCAATACCTATAACCAAAGAGAAAAGGTGAAAACTTACGTGTGTTTGATTTTTTCTCGTTAATTAGAGTAGTTTCGAATATCATATTATTGTTCATTACTATTAAAAGGACTTATAGTAATTTAGACAAGAATGTGAAGTTAAAGTAGAAtatcaaaattttcacaacatatattatttttctcgTAGATGGATATATTGATTCAATgatagtatatttatatattatttttccttcaattttgatcAAAATTCGATTTTAATATTGGCAAGTCAAAGAAATCACTattagcaaaaataaatcaAACCCCAAACAAAAGACTCTCCCTCGCTCCAAGGTTTACAAAATCAAGAACACGAGATtagattatatatttatataatatatatatatatatatatatatatatacatttttaGAATAAAAGATATTATCTCATAATAATTGTAAGAAATTGATATGCAATAGATTGTATTTACTCAAGAGGTGGAGTCACCAATTTATAGTTACAGAAGCATCCCAATATGGTTCCTACAATCAAGCTAAGTCAACTGCAAATAAGGAAACAAATCATTTACAATATTTGACAGATTCTACATTCCATTCTTAGCTCGATCTtcttcaacactccccctcaagttggagtgtATGTTTATAACACCCAACTTGCTAAGAAGCACTTCAAACTGTGTCGAGCTTAATGGCTTGGTGAACAAATCAGCCGGCTGGTTTTCAGTTCGAATATGAGCTGTCCGAATCATCCCTTGTTGAATCTTCTCTCGAACCAGGTGGCAATCTATCTCTATGTGTTTGGTTCTCTCATGAAACACCGGATTCGATGCTATGTGTATAGCCGCCTGATTGTCACAGAATAGGGTCACGGGCCGTGTGTGATCAACtcccaaatccttcaaaataTTCTTCAACCATGTGATTTCGCAGCAAGTGGTAGCCATCGAACGATACTCGGCTTCTGCACTTGAACTCGACACTGTCGTCTGTTTCTTGGTCTTCCAAGAAACTGGTGCTTGCCCAAGCAAAATGCAGTATCCCGTGATTGATCTCCTTGTGTCTTTGCAAcgtgcccaatctgcatcacagAATGCCCGCAATTGAAGTGATCCTGTAGACGGGAGCAGAATACCTTGACCCGGTGTATGCTTAATATACTTAAGCACTTTATAGGCTGCTTCCAAATGCGGTTGCCGTGGCTTGTCCATAAACTGACTTAGCACATGCACGGCGTAAGTCAGGTCCGGCCTAGTTATAGTCAAATATATCAATCTTCCAACCATTCTTCTGTATGCCGAAGCATCATCTAATAACCTTCCATTGGATTGTGTGAGTGATAAATTTTGTTCCATAGGGAACCGAGAAGGTTTGACCCCTAAGAATCCAGCATCATCCAAAATCTCCAAGGCATATTTACGTTGCGACAAACTGATTCCATGCCGTGACCTGGCAACTTCGATGCCAAGGAAATACTTCAGCCGTCCCAAATCCTTAAGCTTGAATTGGTTGGCTAAAAATGATTTCGTGTTCTCTATGTCCTCCAAATTGTTCCCTGCCAATAtgacatcatcaacatatacgAGTAATGCCAGGAGGTTACCTTGACGACTTCGGACGAACAGAGAGTAGTCGGATCGTGACTGTTGAAATCCCGCAGCTTTGAGGGCAGTAGACAGCTTGATAAACCACTGCCTAGACGCCTGTTTTAAACCGTACAACGACTTGTGCAATTTGCAGACCCTATGCTCCCCCTTTCGTCCGAAACCCGGAGGCAAAGACATGAACACCTCCTCATTAAGATCACCATTTAAAAACGCGTTGTTCACATCCAATTGGTGGAGATGCCAACCACGCAGAGAGGCCACACTGAGCAGGACACGGACTGTCACCAGTTTGGCAACTGGAGCAAAGGTTTCCCTGTAATCAATCCCTTCAACTTGACTGTATCCCTTTGCCACTAAGCGGCCTTTGTGGCGTTCGACTGTACCATCAGCCTTCAATTTCACCTTATACACCCATTTACAGCCGATCGGCCGTTTATGAGGTGGCAACGGCACCAAGCTCCAAGTCCCATTGGCCTGCAGGGCAtcaatttcagatttcatggcaGCACGCCAGTGTGGGTGTTGGACGGCCGGAGAGAAACTGGCAGGTTCTTTGAGGTGGGTAAGTGTGGCAAGGTATGTTTTGTGGGTGTGAGAAAGATGATCATAAGACAAGGAATGAGAAAGTGGGTGAGCCGTACCTGAACGAGCAACCAAGTTCGTTGATGACGATGGTGCGGTCCTTGAGGGGAGGCTAGTCTCGAGGTGAAAGTCCTGCAAATAGGCAGGCCGCCGAGTGGTGCGACCGCCGCGGCGCGGAGCTGGGGTGAGAGGTGGGGGGGACGGAGCAGGTAGGTCGGCAGTGGGTGAAAGTGGTAAAGGGATAAGGGGAGATGTGGGTGTGGGGGGGGAAGAAACAGGGGAAGATGGGGGTAGATCCGTGGGTGGGTCGAGTAAAGGAGACTCGGGTGGGCCGGTGGGTAGGGGTGGCCCATCAAGAGAGGAAGGCAGGTCCATGTCGAAATGTGAGGAGGGGCCAGGATGAGAGGATGAAAAAGTGTGTAAATTGGGCGGATCAGTGGATGCAGCGGAGTAGGGAGGAAGTAAGAAAGGAAAGGTATTTTCAAAGAAACTCACATCACGAGAAACAAGGACCTTTTGTTGACTAAGATCAAAAACGCGATATCCTTTTTGACCATGGGGATATCCCAGAAAAATGCACCGAGAGGCTCTTGGATCAAATTTGGAACGATTTTGGGTATGGGTAGAAGTAAAACACAAGCAACCAAAAACACGCAAATGGGAATAATTGGGAGAGCGgtgaaataacttctcatacggggTTTTGCCACCAAGGAGAGGAGTAGGGGTTCGATTTATGAGATAGGCGGACGTGAGAATGGCGTCCCCCCAAAAACGAGGTGGAAGCCCGGCCTGAATAAGCAATGCACGCGCCATATTTAACAAGTGTCTATGTTTTCTTtcagcaaccccattttgttgtggagtgttGACACAACTAGTTTGATGGATTATCCCTTTATCCGCATAGAAGCTCCCAAGTTTGAATTCAGGGCCATTGTCACTACGTATGATCTTAATTGGGGAATCAAATTGAGTGGCAATCATATTGATGAAATTAACTAGAAGAGTCCTAGCATCAGACTTGTGTTTCATAAGGTAAATCCATGTGCATCGAGTGTAGTCATCAACAATAGTAAGAAAATATTTTGCACCCGAAATGGAAGCAATTTTATAACCACCCCATATATCAATATGAATTAAATCAAAACAAGAATGAGTAGTAATTGAACTTGAAGGAAAAGGAAGTTTGGTTTGTTtagctaaaggacaaattgcaCACTTGTCAGTATCACAAGAGGCTTGTTTAAAATGGGAAAAAGAGAATAAGGGAAGAACTCTGGAAGATGGGTGTCCAAGACGTTGGTGCCAAAGGGTTGGGTTGGATTTTTGTGCCTGATTGCATGTTCCTTTCTTGGTGTGATCGAGATAATAGAGGCCCTCCCGTTCAATTCCCGTCCCAATCATCATCCCCGAACGTAGGTCCTGTATAATACAAAATTGGTTCAAAAAGATGGTTATACAAGATGAATTGGCTAACTTGCTAATTGAAAttaaattcaatttgaaatacGGGACACACAAAACGTTCTCAAGGATGAGAGTGGGGGACAAGATGACTTTGCCAATGTGGGTCACTTGGGCCACAGACCCATTTGGCATTTCTACAGTGTGATTAGTGACCGGCCTTGAAGTAGAAAATAGGTTGGGATCATAGATCATATGGTCCGTGCAGCCACTGTCCAAAATCCAAGTACTCTGTTTGCCATTAGAGTTAAGTGAAAAAGCTTTACCTGAAAGTTCTTCATGGGTTGTGGAATTACCAACATGATTAGCGGAGGAAGACTTGCTTTGCAGCACACTCAATATTTGTTTGCATTCTTCAGCAGTGAATGGGAATTTCATCTCCTTCCTTTCCGTCAGACAAGCTGCTGCTTGGTTCCCCTTGGAAATCACGATACCATGATCAGCCTCGGCTGCTGCTGCCTTCTTTTTGCGGCAATAGTCGGCCGTATGACCCTTCCATCCGCAAAATGCACACTTTAGGTGTGCACGGCAATTCTTGGCAGTGTGATTTGTTTTGTTGCACTTGGTGCACTTCAACTCACCTTTTTCTCCTTCGGTTTCATGGCTGGATCTCTTCACGGCAAACACGGCCGCATCTGGTTGTGCTTGGGCTTTATTCGCTGTTACTTCCGATTGTTTTTCATGTCGTAGTACAAGAGAGTATGCTTTGTTCACGGTTGGTAAAGGATCCTGCAGTAAAGTGTTGCTACGAACACTTGCATATGAGTCACTGAGACCCATAAGAAACTTCATGGTCTTCTGCGTGTCCAAGTATGCAGCCACTTCCTTGACCGATCCACAGGTGCAAATCGGGAAGGTGCACAAAGCATCACGTTCGTCCCATAGTCCTTTTAATTTCGTGAAGTAAGATCCCACAGACATACTTCCCTGCACACAATCATGAATCTCGTTCTCGATATTGAACAGTTGAACCACGTTCACATGTGAGAACCTCTCCTGCAATTCCAGCCACATCTGCCTAGCATTCTTGCAATTAATCACGCTGCTGGCGATGTCTTTCGACATCGACCCTAGCAGCCAAGTTTGGACTAATTTATTGCAGCGATTCCACTGCTGCCATTCATTTGGATCCTGTCCATTCGGCTCCACGATCGAACCGTCCACGAGTCCGATTTTGTTTTTGACCGTTAAGGCCATAGTCATGGATTGTCTCCATGTGCTGTAATTATCTTCGACCAAAGGCTGCGGCACAAGGATAGCACCGGGTTGGTCTGAATGATGAAGGTATAGTTGGTGATTGGGATTATCCCACTTGGTTCCCGAAGCCGTGTCTGATGGTTTGTTCTCTGCCATGGAAGTCGGCTAGGGTTGTGTTGCCCAGATCAATGCTCTAGTACCATGTAAGAAATTGATATGCAATAGATTGTATTTACTCAAGAGGTGGAGTCACCAATTTATAGTTACAGAAGCATCCCAATATGGTTCCTACAATCAAGCTAAGTCAACTGCAAATAAGGAAACAAATCATTTACAATATTTGACAGATTCTACAttccataataataataataataatgtgatttaaatgtaTTTTTATCGAGAATCAAacagaatattttttttaaatatcatTACATCGTACTAAAtaacaatattaaattattaatcagGCTTACCACCTAAAGATTTTACCTTCATATAAAAAAGCCCACCAACTTCTCCACCGTTTGCCGCCTCTCCGCACTCCCACAGACACACAGCAGAGAGTCGCAGCCACCAGAAATGATGTTGAAGCTCTGGAAATGGTACCAGAACTGCCTCTCCTTCCATCCACTCAAAACCCAGGTCATCAGCTCCGGCGTCCTCTGGGGCGTCGGCGACGTTGCCGCCCAGTACGTCACTCACTCCAACGCAAGAAAGCGCCTTCAACTTTCTgtgagttgttttttttttgtttttttcctaattttgcAACCGGAACCTGTAATTTCATTTCTTCGATTCAATTTCTTGTTTTCGGGAACTGGGTAGCTGTAAATTTCTCCTTTTGAGTTGGGTTTTTCGGAAAAAGTTGTGTAATTTTTTGCATTGCTTTGTTGAATTGTTATTTACATGTTTTAGCTTCCATGGAAGTGTAGTTTCATGTTATCTGTTCGAAATCATTAACTGTTTTTTCAGAAGTAGATTAATTGTTTGTTTGAACTCATGAATCTGTTCTTCAGAATTAGACAACATTGATTATGGATCTGTTTCGATGTCTGATAGAACTCGATACCTTCACCAGTTTTAGAAGGTATCACTTATCACCCCGAATAAGGATAATAAAGAGTGTAGATAATAGAATGATTGACTGGCTGTCAACTTGTGGTGGATTTTCTGTAATGGCCAAATTGTATGTTGCTCCAATAGATGAATGCCGTTACAGAAAAACGGATGTCATCACAACAGGAGCTGATTGCTCATGACATTATACTCTATGATTATCTTCTACCATTTGCAAATAACCTTCTTATTTTTAGCTATGACCATGTCCTTGACAAAATTATGTAATAGAAATGCATCATAATTCAACCCGTGGTATTTGCTCACACCTTGTTTGAGTTATAACCACATAGAGGAACCTTGTTTgaatcatttttcttcttctttattttgctTTTCAGCCGCAGTGGAACCTTGCTTCGTTACAGAATAAGGCATTGTATTACTATTTGATAGAGTTCTCTTGCTCAGATAGTGCATAATGTACATGCTCCTTTATACATTTGTCTCCGTGTTGATTGGACGTCAAGGAACTACTTTTATCATG
Above is a window of Malus sylvestris chromosome 15, drMalSylv7.2, whole genome shotgun sequence DNA encoding:
- the LOC126605314 gene encoding uncharacterized protein LOC126605314 gives rise to the protein MAENKPSDTASGTKWDNPNHQLYLHHSDQPGAILVPQPLVEDNYSTWRQSMTMALTVKNKIGLVDGSIVEPNGQDPNEWQQWNRCNKLVQTWLLGSMSKDIASSVINCKNARQMWLELQERFSHVNVVQLFNIENEIHDCVQGSMSVGSYFTKLKGLWDERDALCTFPICTCGSVKEVAAYLDTQKTMKFLMGLSDSYASVRSNTLLQDPLPTVNKAYSLVLRHEKQSEVTANKAQAQPDAAVFAVKRSSHETEGEKGELKCTKCNKTNHTAKNCRAHLKCAFCGWKGHTADYCRKKKAAAAEADHGIVISKGNQAAACLTERKEMKFPFTAEECKQILSVLQSKSSSANHVGNSTTHEELSGPTFGDDDWDGN